The proteins below are encoded in one region of Vibrio tubiashii:
- a CDS encoding transglycosylase SLT domain-containing protein gives MRMKWWFIGLLGVAGIGLWVAFPIVFEPEVIRYSDMQSSKSMGLEQVKRRGVLRVATRLNGIGCFYKRGELRGLECEVLKAFAEHLGVHIQVVYRSKLDELLRAVERGQVDIVAADLTPTVSREHHVRFSEPILETREVLIHRWDNQIHEWSQLAGKTITVRRGTTYEQEVEKLAAEVNVYSQLLPSHRSTLDVIRGVAEGEWSYTIVDEHIARSANAQFSTLAPALVFGEPRGIAFALAPSSTTLRHHLNQWLTSKQARAIVGAYQEQYRDQSESSPRALSAWDHYFQKYAEPPFSWLWLAAQAYSESAFDPKAVSPAGAQGIMQLMPETAVDMQVLNVLDPAENIRGGSKYNHRLYHAYWRHLTADNALAFTFASYNAGVGHVLDAQRLALRDNADPNVWFGSVERYIVLLEQPQYYALPFIRYGYCRGSETKQYVKRIFDRYQDYRRKFHEDNGAR, from the coding sequence ATGAGGATGAAATGGTGGTTTATCGGCTTACTAGGGGTGGCAGGTATAGGTCTATGGGTGGCTTTTCCGATTGTGTTTGAACCGGAAGTGATCCGCTACTCGGATATGCAGTCGTCTAAGAGCATGGGGCTTGAACAAGTCAAGCGGCGAGGTGTATTGCGTGTCGCTACCCGCTTGAATGGCATTGGGTGTTTTTATAAACGAGGTGAGTTGAGAGGGCTTGAATGTGAAGTGCTTAAAGCCTTTGCTGAGCATTTGGGGGTGCATATCCAGGTCGTTTATCGGTCTAAACTGGATGAGTTACTGCGGGCTGTGGAGCGCGGGCAGGTCGATATTGTGGCCGCAGATCTGACACCAACGGTGAGCCGAGAACATCACGTTCGTTTCAGTGAGCCTATATTGGAAACGCGAGAAGTCTTGATTCATCGCTGGGACAATCAGATCCATGAGTGGTCTCAATTGGCCGGGAAAACCATCACTGTCCGCCGTGGAACAACTTATGAACAGGAGGTGGAAAAATTGGCCGCTGAAGTCAATGTTTACTCGCAACTGCTGCCTTCTCACCGCTCGACATTAGACGTCATTCGAGGTGTCGCAGAGGGGGAATGGTCGTATACGATCGTTGACGAGCACATTGCACGCAGTGCGAATGCCCAGTTTTCCACCTTAGCGCCGGCGTTGGTTTTCGGTGAACCGCGTGGTATCGCGTTCGCGTTGGCCCCATCCAGTACGACTTTGCGTCACCATCTCAATCAATGGCTTACATCGAAACAGGCACGTGCGATTGTTGGGGCTTATCAAGAGCAGTACCGAGATCAGAGTGAAAGCTCACCTCGGGCTCTCAGTGCGTGGGATCACTACTTTCAAAAGTACGCTGAACCGCCGTTTAGTTGGTTATGGCTAGCCGCCCAAGCATACTCTGAGTCGGCTTTTGACCCGAAAGCGGTGTCCCCTGCGGGTGCTCAAGGAATTATGCAACTGATGCCCGAAACGGCGGTCGATATGCAAGTGCTTAACGTGTTGGATCCAGCGGAAAACATTCGTGGAGGATCCAAATACAATCATCGGCTTTATCACGCCTATTGGCGTCATCTAACCGCAGATAATGCCTTGGCATTTACCTTTGCATCCTACAATGCGGGAGTCGGGCATGTACTGGATGCACAACGCTTGGCTTTACGTGATAACGCAGATCCAAACGTTTGGTTTGGCAGTGTGGAACGCTACATCGTCCTGCTTGAGCAACCTCAGTACTACGCTTTGCCGTTTATTCGTTATGGCTATTGCCGGGGCAGTGAAACCAAGCAATATGTCAAGCGGATCTTCGATCGCTACCAAGATTATCGACGAAAGTTTCATGAGGATAATGGGGCCAGATAG
- a CDS encoding outer membrane beta-barrel protein gives MKKKVLSVCLFLTPFAQATTSSDIYAGFELFGGQRHINEDVNNAFLTDNLDRMNGIRLHSGYYLSEQLRAYGYIQRNVTIKNTLLDSTGGQTLKYSGYQLGAGMDYRYSLTANLYGYLGVELGVLSNKIRYTALNKTHTDSRTTLVLGSKIGLGYQFTETWTVEGGLKIDRPSSDTLHVDNKSVHIRHGSAIFATINYRF, from the coding sequence ATGAAGAAAAAAGTTCTCTCGGTCTGCTTATTCCTTACACCTTTTGCACAAGCGACCACCTCAAGCGATATCTATGCTGGCTTCGAACTGTTTGGCGGTCAACGCCACATCAACGAAGACGTCAATAATGCCTTTCTGACCGACAACCTCGATCGAATGAATGGGATCCGTCTGCATAGTGGCTACTACCTCAGCGAACAGCTACGTGCGTACGGCTACATTCAGCGCAACGTGACCATCAAGAACACGCTGCTCGACTCAACGGGTGGCCAAACGCTGAAGTACAGTGGCTATCAATTGGGAGCAGGCATGGATTACCGCTACTCATTGACAGCCAACCTCTACGGCTATCTTGGCGTAGAACTGGGGGTGCTGAGCAACAAAATCCGCTATACCGCGCTTAATAAGACTCACACGGATAGCCGCACCACGCTGGTTTTAGGCAGTAAAATAGGCCTTGGCTATCAGTTCACTGAAACTTGGACTGTAGAAGGCGGGCTAAAGATCGACCGTCCCTCAAGCGACACACTCCACGTGGACAATAAGTCAGTGCACATCCGCCATGGCAGCGCGATTTTTGCCACCATCAACTATCGCTTCTAA
- a CDS encoding ribonuclease T2 family protein, whose product MKIRSLIMLFTATNVAAADCIDPNDTYVGYNDTVKTTSINDIESDYYVLSYSWAPAHCQGKEDTKPGQKNYLQCHDPDKFGYILHGLWPQGKVDDIGNYPRACEGDYPIEISREILNQYLCMTPSVWLLQHEYEYHGTCMHDETLESPEQYFATALKLHNQINLPRKRLPDTEQSRQWFVEHNQHINLKVDSLQYWSGGHEWQICFDNEFALMPCPVKSNADVAVAGADCLIKGNISQSSQRKLYFTPDHPNYPAVKIHPAQGERCFSTEQAAKKAGWTKA is encoded by the coding sequence ATGAAAATACGCTCTCTTATCATGCTGTTTACCGCGACGAACGTGGCAGCCGCAGATTGTATCGATCCAAACGACACCTACGTGGGTTATAACGACACCGTTAAAACCACCAGCATCAACGACATTGAATCCGATTACTACGTGCTGTCTTATTCCTGGGCGCCCGCTCATTGCCAAGGCAAAGAGGACACTAAACCAGGTCAGAAAAACTACCTGCAGTGCCATGACCCAGATAAGTTTGGTTATATCCTGCACGGCCTATGGCCTCAAGGAAAAGTCGACGACATCGGGAATTACCCGAGAGCCTGTGAGGGGGACTATCCCATCGAGATCAGCCGCGAAATTCTAAACCAATACTTATGTATGACGCCCAGTGTCTGGCTACTTCAGCATGAGTACGAGTACCATGGCACTTGCATGCACGATGAAACGCTGGAATCACCCGAACAGTATTTCGCCACCGCACTGAAGCTACATAATCAAATCAACTTACCCCGTAAGCGCTTACCAGATACTGAGCAAAGCCGTCAATGGTTTGTCGAACACAACCAGCACATCAATCTCAAAGTGGACTCCCTTCAATATTGGAGTGGCGGGCATGAATGGCAGATCTGCTTTGATAATGAGTTTGCGTTGATGCCCTGCCCGGTCAAGTCGAACGCCGATGTCGCGGTTGCAGGCGCAGACTGCCTCATCAAAGGCAATATTTCCCAGTCGAGTCAGCGCAAACTCTATTTCACGCCGGATCACCCCAACTATCCGGCCGTCAAAATCCATCCAGCGCAAGGCGAGCGCTGTTTCTCCACCGAACAAGCTGCCAAAAAGGCTGGCTGGACCAAGGCCTAA
- a CDS encoding endonuclease/exonuclease/phosphatase family protein, translated as MKTLVKVIGLIMLVIADSSIAHDCTNTRKVLSWNIKDLGQSKDTHEMQVIASLVADSDVVAIQEVVAGKGGPEAVARLLVLLREQSSDWMAIVSEKTSGEGTERYAYLWRSERVDRVDSPVSGLSTELSDGVDREPYVQTFWIGQQRTTLVNFHAVPTKKEPAHEIVQLKQLPALTSDAPVLVMGDFNLGYEDEAFEPIRRVGLRSHIRGKTALKMARKDGEHLTHPYDNVFSEHVSICTSGILDFSERYPTLKAARAISDHLPVWVTIASN; from the coding sequence ATGAAGACGTTAGTGAAGGTGATAGGGCTAATAATGTTGGTCATTGCCGACTCATCGATCGCCCATGATTGCACCAATACTCGTAAAGTGTTGTCGTGGAATATTAAAGATCTGGGGCAAAGTAAAGATACACACGAAATGCAGGTGATCGCTTCATTGGTCGCTGACAGTGATGTGGTTGCGATACAGGAAGTGGTTGCTGGTAAAGGAGGCCCTGAGGCTGTGGCGCGCTTATTGGTGTTATTACGTGAACAGTCTTCTGACTGGATGGCGATAGTCAGTGAGAAAACCTCCGGTGAAGGGACGGAGCGGTATGCGTATCTATGGCGCTCTGAACGGGTTGATCGTGTTGATAGTCCAGTGAGTGGTTTGAGTACCGAGCTCAGTGATGGCGTCGATAGGGAGCCGTATGTGCAGACTTTTTGGATCGGTCAGCAACGCACCACATTAGTCAATTTTCATGCGGTTCCGACCAAAAAAGAGCCTGCGCATGAAATTGTTCAGTTGAAGCAATTGCCTGCCTTGACCTCGGATGCACCAGTGCTTGTGATGGGGGACTTTAACCTCGGTTATGAAGACGAGGCCTTTGAGCCGATAAGAAGGGTAGGACTTCGTAGCCATATTCGCGGTAAAACCGCCCTGAAAATGGCTCGAAAGGATGGTGAGCATTTGACGCACCCATACGACAATGTATTCTCTGAACACGTGTCGATCTGTACTAGCGGGATCTTGGATTTTTCTGAGCGCTACCCGACACTGAAAGCGGCTCGCGCCATTTCCGATCATTTGCCTGTGTGGGTGACGATCGCGTCCAATTGA
- a CDS encoding DUF2589 domain-containing protein: MGIFSKNKPVSPQYLDGIVRGLNYVANCASDMSLSHYQNLIEQYFDYDETASIFTPKVVRLQLDPEHEITMPLIAVTDAKGLYLDELEVDFSVRVTGIDPRKMQDGLQQDCPQLVVDIAPRQRDASAGRDKDVIDFKVKFKSSEAPECVMKVIDKYNTQITPQQMSPREGTAPSSSSEMTQPEA; encoded by the coding sequence ATGGGTATTTTTAGCAAGAACAAACCCGTCTCACCGCAATATTTGGATGGTATCGTGCGGGGGCTGAACTACGTGGCTAATTGCGCCAGCGACATGAGCCTGTCGCACTACCAAAACCTCATCGAGCAGTACTTCGATTACGACGAAACTGCGTCCATCTTCACCCCCAAAGTGGTGCGACTCCAGCTTGATCCCGAACACGAAATCACGATGCCGCTGATCGCAGTAACAGATGCCAAGGGGTTGTACCTAGATGAGTTGGAAGTCGATTTTTCGGTACGTGTGACTGGCATTGATCCACGCAAGATGCAAGACGGATTACAACAGGACTGCCCGCAATTGGTGGTCGACATCGCGCCTAGACAACGAGATGCCAGCGCAGGACGAGATAAAGACGTGATTGATTTCAAGGTCAAGTTCAAATCCAGCGAAGCCCCTGAATGTGTGATGAAAGTCATTGACAAGTACAACACCCAGATCACCCCCCAGCAAATGTCCCCCCGCGAGGGAACCGCTCCGTCTTCGTCATCTGAGATGACACAACCCGAAGCCTAA
- a CDS encoding M91 family zinc metallopeptidase, giving the protein MIHVIGTNISNEQAQAHFEAAKAYLIQSDLAEFLINQLDAIPEVLTINVSKSTDTTHPNTWGEVDGTAGTINWNVLRVLKTRSSACEMSPPLLLMHEMGHACQYMSGQKGEMLEGLTLERRNLLENIDVSAIENTVANELREKGCPEGVRENYDDAQL; this is encoded by the coding sequence ATGATTCATGTTATTGGCACTAACATCAGCAATGAACAAGCTCAGGCTCATTTTGAGGCCGCCAAAGCCTATCTGATCCAATCAGATCTGGCTGAATTTTTGATCAACCAACTAGACGCTATTCCCGAAGTACTGACCATCAACGTCAGCAAAAGCACGGATACCACCCATCCCAATACGTGGGGAGAGGTCGACGGTACAGCTGGCACCATCAATTGGAACGTCCTACGTGTACTGAAAACACGCTCTTCTGCCTGCGAAATGAGCCCTCCTCTACTACTCATGCATGAGATGGGTCACGCATGCCAGTATATGTCAGGACAAAAAGGAGAAATGCTTGAGGGCTTGACCTTAGAGCGCCGCAACCTATTAGAAAATATCGATGTCAGCGCTATCGAAAACACCGTTGCCAATGAACTTCGCGAAAAAGGCTGCCCGGAGGGTGTGCGCGAGAATTATGATGATGCTCAACTTTAA
- a CDS encoding peptidoglycan-binding protein: protein MINGIWTSGTFKANSRSKSIFGRRKGLLTEIDKLLEKAHVSSDDEALLPHLYAIDKACQAWLDAHPLTASKPEKGKKLSARRQGIEALREQISKKRAELYKIPPSALNQRKAITDLYESSTTQLNVAPGGQDPRTLKARAAFHQEMLDKTIEQAIKLGHDKNAFNTEQLGFLSAKSCLKVDSVLDPSKKKACYIEAIRILTAMLGKNSELAKRFESTGIEVVVVPADRPMTDLPEFASLKGVGIAQQSSSVSRGWDSTRGVGGLLIGAKMYVAITEENLLGTDVDAKLKTIGGGCYASQYSTSSHEFAHSLHLSDATTLAQKQAITRSFDNKKKVRIDSANTRILIDDPLFVPAQHTLDVLFSQEWVDGPRRNLTRLPTPKQYWVWVTNRHAYATNPDGSHLMYTSHYELQDCYAAFDEKEYFAQCTNAYLGANSGSDPYTQRPRNNGEAWIRKHEEPEMVKLLDELYSSGTTTAFSKSHLEGTNRDDGVDVTTISDYIKAHVAKAKTNPTV, encoded by the coding sequence ATGATAAACGGAATATGGACGAGCGGTACGTTTAAGGCGAATTCGAGATCAAAATCCATTTTTGGTCGTCGTAAAGGGTTGTTAACAGAGATTGATAAGTTACTCGAAAAAGCGCATGTCAGTAGTGACGATGAAGCTTTGTTGCCCCATCTCTATGCCATCGACAAAGCTTGCCAAGCCTGGCTCGATGCGCATCCTTTGACGGCATCAAAGCCAGAAAAAGGCAAAAAGCTGTCAGCGCGCCGTCAAGGCATTGAGGCACTGCGTGAGCAAATCAGCAAAAAAAGGGCTGAGCTGTACAAAATCCCCCCGTCAGCGCTGAATCAAAGGAAAGCCATCACCGACTTGTATGAAAGCAGTACCACGCAACTGAACGTTGCCCCTGGTGGTCAAGATCCCCGAACACTGAAAGCGAGGGCTGCTTTTCATCAAGAGATGCTCGATAAGACCATCGAACAAGCCATTAAGTTAGGCCACGATAAAAATGCTTTCAATACTGAACAGTTAGGCTTTTTAAGCGCTAAGTCGTGCTTGAAGGTAGACAGTGTGTTGGATCCGAGCAAAAAGAAAGCCTGCTATATTGAAGCCATCCGGATCTTAACGGCGATGTTAGGCAAAAATAGTGAACTGGCAAAACGGTTCGAATCGACCGGGATCGAAGTCGTCGTGGTACCCGCGGATAGGCCGATGACCGACTTACCCGAATTTGCTTCCCTCAAAGGGGTTGGAATTGCCCAGCAAAGCAGCAGTGTGAGCCGAGGTTGGGATTCGACACGAGGGGTTGGGGGGCTGCTGATCGGCGCGAAGATGTATGTCGCGATCACCGAAGAAAACCTACTGGGTACCGATGTGGATGCAAAACTAAAAACCATCGGCGGTGGGTGTTACGCGAGCCAATATTCAACGAGTTCGCATGAGTTTGCGCACAGTCTTCACTTGAGTGATGCGACTACGTTGGCTCAAAAACAAGCGATCACGCGTAGCTTTGACAATAAGAAGAAAGTCCGAATCGATTCGGCGAATACCCGTATTCTCATCGATGATCCCCTGTTTGTGCCCGCGCAGCACACGTTGGATGTCTTATTTAGCCAAGAATGGGTTGATGGCCCAAGAAGAAACCTCACCCGCTTACCTACCCCCAAACAATACTGGGTGTGGGTAACCAATCGTCACGCGTACGCCACAAACCCCGATGGGAGTCATCTGATGTACACCAGCCACTATGAACTTCAGGATTGCTACGCGGCGTTTGATGAAAAGGAGTACTTTGCTCAGTGCACCAATGCTTATTTAGGGGCAAATAGCGGGAGCGATCCTTATACGCAAAGGCCCCGCAATAATGGCGAAGCGTGGATAAGAAAGCACGAAGAGCCAGAAATGGTCAAGTTGCTCGATGAACTGTATTCATCCGGTACGACGACGGCCTTCAGTAAGTCCCATCTTGAAGGCACCAACCGCGATGATGGGGTCGATGTGACGACGATTTCTGATTACATTAAAGCCCACGTGGCCAAGGCGAAAACCAATCCAACTGTGTAA
- a CDS encoding alpha/beta fold hydrolase — MRKTIKIIMLIALLILSPVIVLLVQGMANGPMSEAEFETRLPVIVNGLQAQVEGDGDDTLVFIHGYPDSLEMWDKQVAFFKRDHTVARITLPGFELQDPGARPQYTLVQMRRIIDAYIESLNKDKVTVIAHDWGAVYASQYLASNPLVDRLVLLDVGSFGNEAYPEINMKYTAALALAWLLPEPLGEKLVAYTANEILGLVNVDPNKPSADFRFDARMTYPYWQLWRSILLNTKPEPVPVDDYATAFLFLYGQDKQVWFHSQSWINEVTEKQKGGAEAMPGGHWFMLSSPELVNQSLSMWLARHPI; from the coding sequence ATGCGTAAGACCATAAAAATCATAATGCTGATCGCGTTGCTTATCTTGTCACCTGTGATCGTCCTATTGGTTCAAGGTATGGCGAACGGGCCGATGTCTGAGGCCGAATTTGAAACGAGATTGCCAGTCATCGTAAACGGCTTACAAGCTCAAGTGGAGGGGGATGGTGACGACACGTTGGTCTTTATCCATGGCTATCCTGACAGCTTAGAAATGTGGGACAAACAAGTGGCGTTTTTTAAACGTGATCACACGGTTGCCCGGATCACTTTGCCTGGCTTTGAGCTTCAGGACCCGGGGGCAAGACCCCAGTATACTCTGGTCCAAATGCGTCGGATTATCGATGCCTATATTGAGAGCCTCAATAAAGATAAGGTGACGGTGATCGCGCACGACTGGGGGGCCGTGTACGCGTCCCAATACCTTGCGTCTAACCCCCTTGTTGACCGACTGGTCTTGTTGGACGTCGGAAGTTTTGGCAACGAAGCCTATCCAGAGATCAATATGAAGTATACCGCAGCTTTGGCGTTGGCTTGGCTTCTGCCCGAACCTCTCGGAGAGAAGCTGGTGGCTTACACCGCCAATGAGATTTTAGGTTTGGTTAATGTCGATCCGAATAAACCTTCAGCAGACTTTCGCTTTGATGCTCGTATGACTTACCCTTATTGGCAGCTATGGCGTTCGATTTTACTCAATACGAAGCCCGAGCCGGTGCCCGTCGATGACTACGCGACCGCGTTTTTGTTCCTCTATGGCCAAGACAAACAGGTCTGGTTTCACTCTCAATCCTGGATAAATGAGGTGACCGAGAAGCAAAAAGGTGGGGCCGAAGCGATGCCTGGTGGACACTGGTTTATGTTATCTTCTCCGGAATTAGTCAACCAATCACTCTCGATGTGGCTGGCACGCCACCCAATTTGA
- a CDS encoding endonuclease/exonuclease/phosphatase family protein, producing the protein MQLTRTILNGIVLLWLMVTAMPSMAAGSDCPDYLSEDWEDKPFCVWLKNDTQQTIKLLSWKPYANSADINDDYWLSHDWAQGVLTLKPGELKIVAGIDDDGWGVFNYDTVKFRGEIDIDGARQYGVYISADIRAGVVNDFEYGVSAPSPWVDGHDTATLYFNGTPYVMGVDDEYDASRSKWDAMFSVLDASSGPGGLRLADHREDPKKINLMTWNTFLLIGPGIAGKQDYCQRTQAISDNKARLFQNVDVVVLSELASQASCTPDAEQLAVEEFLCCGPDKPFRDRTHLLNGTPLVDGPLGLSETGGVIVMSRYPNSLSVGTKREARKSDPIERYPASDEVHYEFGADAGECDASECTMDKGYLKVKFTKTVGDQQQDYYIIGSHTQSAPGQANENARHQQFQAMRRMADSLPSDAPILFAGDFNVESHEISRTAATLNADFGFTTFLSALRYSADGHSNYYVFDEEGRSVQKQYDFIVPFKGALNPVSQLSWVVPMTSTGSRVDLSDHHAVVSELTYE; encoded by the coding sequence ATGCAATTAACCAGAACGATTTTAAACGGGATTGTCCTGTTGTGGCTGATGGTGACGGCCATGCCGTCGATGGCCGCGGGCAGTGACTGTCCGGATTACCTCAGCGAAGACTGGGAAGACAAACCTTTTTGTGTGTGGTTGAAAAACGACACGCAACAGACCATTAAGTTGTTGAGCTGGAAACCGTATGCCAATAGCGCCGATATCAATGATGATTACTGGCTCAGTCATGATTGGGCACAGGGCGTACTCACGCTTAAACCCGGCGAGTTGAAGATCGTTGCGGGCATTGATGATGATGGATGGGGGGTCTTCAATTACGATACCGTCAAATTTCGTGGTGAGATAGACATTGACGGGGCGCGGCAGTATGGCGTTTATATCAGCGCCGACATCCGAGCAGGGGTCGTCAATGATTTTGAATACGGTGTGTCAGCGCCCAGCCCTTGGGTCGATGGTCACGATACGGCAACCCTTTATTTTAATGGCACGCCCTATGTCATGGGGGTGGACGACGAATACGATGCCTCGCGATCCAAATGGGACGCGATGTTCTCGGTTCTCGATGCCTCGTCTGGGCCGGGTGGACTCCGTTTGGCCGACCACCGCGAGGATCCCAAAAAGATTAATCTTATGACCTGGAACACCTTTCTGCTGATTGGTCCTGGCATCGCTGGTAAGCAAGATTACTGTCAGCGAACACAGGCCATCAGCGATAACAAAGCCCGTCTGTTTCAAAATGTCGATGTGGTGGTGCTGTCGGAGTTGGCGTCTCAGGCGAGTTGTACCCCTGATGCAGAGCAGCTAGCCGTGGAAGAATTCTTATGTTGTGGTCCGGACAAACCTTTTCGAGACCGGACCCACTTGTTGAATGGAACGCCGTTGGTCGACGGTCCGCTTGGGTTGTCGGAAACCGGCGGAGTGATTGTGATGAGTCGTTACCCAAACAGTTTGTCGGTTGGCACCAAGCGAGAGGCGCGCAAGTCGGACCCTATTGAACGATATCCTGCGAGCGATGAAGTGCATTATGAGTTTGGTGCCGATGCCGGAGAGTGTGATGCCAGTGAATGCACCATGGATAAGGGCTACTTAAAAGTGAAGTTTACCAAAACGGTTGGGGATCAGCAGCAGGACTACTACATCATCGGCAGCCACACTCAGTCTGCGCCTGGTCAAGCCAACGAGAATGCGCGCCATCAGCAGTTTCAAGCAATGCGCCGCATGGCGGATTCACTCCCATCGGATGCACCGATCCTGTTTGCTGGGGATTTTAATGTCGAAAGCCACGAGATCAGCCGTACGGCGGCGACGCTGAATGCAGATTTCGGCTTCACGACGTTTTTAAGTGCGCTTCGGTACAGTGCCGATGGCCACAGCAATTATTATGTGTTTGATGAAGAGGGACGTTCAGTCCAGAAGCAGTATGATTTTATCGTACCGTTTAAAGGGGCGTTAAACCCGGTCTCTCAGCTCTCCTGGGTCGTGCCGATGACCTCAACGGGGTCTCGTGTGGATCTGTCGGATCACCACGCCGTTGTCTCGGAGTTGACCTATGAGTAA
- a CDS encoding mechanosensitive ion channel family protein — MYYPRYIALIPLSLMLLWSTWVQGQSEAMLGDVLSHFPLAPADTRSPYATLTSFEQLTQATRQQLQTLENLPPNATPTLSAKAQYIDTLIERAQSCFELSDYPQTTRKRIGLESVLLLGEILRRTPAPELSRVPGHPQANARSLPESWVFPGTELTIRQSSDGHYRFSARTVQQLRYYYEQIQHLPTHDPEQRDWYQYFESSPGALIPPRWFRALHGMPKALFTLYADQALWQWIALITLGVLYGLSLLALYRYTPLMRRRVVGSSVLALSLQLVRWTLEHHINIGGSLMRALVMVSELLIWPLIAMATYQALASGLMSLARQQVPDSLKLSMVKVLSTIVSSLAALVVLSYGATRIGIPVYGIVTSLSLGGMAIALAIRPTMENLIGGVVLYLDKAIQVGDYGEFEGIAGTVEAIGIRSTKIRALDRTLITIANGHLVRMKLTNYSRRDKFQLRTTLSVTYATTMTQLSEVINALSAYLEHREDIAAEPMRVHFTRFSGSSLDIDIHAYVYANDRSQFLALQQSILMDISVLLARHEVNFAYPSQTLYLHPSTR, encoded by the coding sequence ATGTATTACCCTCGTTATATCGCGCTCATCCCACTCAGCCTCATGCTTCTGTGGTCGACGTGGGTCCAAGGACAGTCAGAGGCCATGCTTGGTGACGTGCTATCTCACTTCCCTTTAGCACCCGCGGATACGCGCTCACCCTATGCGACACTGACCAGCTTTGAGCAGTTGACTCAGGCGACTCGCCAACAGTTGCAAACACTGGAAAACCTTCCACCAAACGCTACCCCCACCCTTTCAGCCAAGGCACAATACATCGACACGCTCATCGAACGCGCGCAATCGTGCTTTGAGCTGTCGGATTACCCACAAACAACCCGTAAGCGAATCGGTTTAGAGTCGGTATTGCTGCTCGGTGAAATATTACGGCGAACTCCCGCACCTGAGTTGAGCAGGGTTCCTGGGCACCCGCAGGCCAACGCACGCTCACTACCCGAGAGCTGGGTGTTCCCGGGCACAGAGCTGACGATCCGCCAATCCAGCGATGGGCACTACCGCTTTTCCGCTCGCACGGTGCAGCAGCTGCGCTACTATTACGAGCAAATCCAACACCTCCCGACGCATGATCCTGAGCAGCGCGATTGGTATCAATACTTTGAGTCCAGCCCAGGCGCCCTTATCCCTCCACGCTGGTTTCGGGCTTTGCACGGTATGCCTAAGGCACTGTTTACCCTTTATGCCGATCAGGCGCTGTGGCAATGGATAGCCCTAATCACACTTGGGGTCCTGTATGGATTGAGTTTACTGGCATTATATCGATACACACCTTTGATGCGCCGACGTGTGGTCGGCTCGAGTGTACTCGCGTTGAGCCTACAACTGGTACGATGGACACTTGAACACCACATCAATATTGGTGGGTCGCTAATGCGTGCTTTGGTGATGGTTTCCGAATTGCTGATCTGGCCATTAATCGCGATGGCAACCTATCAAGCACTTGCGAGTGGTTTGATGTCTTTGGCGCGCCAGCAAGTGCCGGACTCCTTGAAACTGAGCATGGTAAAAGTACTGAGCACTATTGTGAGTTCACTCGCTGCGCTCGTGGTCCTCAGCTATGGTGCAACACGCATTGGGATCCCCGTCTATGGCATCGTCACCAGTTTAAGTCTTGGAGGCATGGCGATCGCGCTAGCCATCAGGCCGACGATGGAAAACCTCATTGGTGGGGTGGTGCTGTATCTGGATAAGGCGATCCAGGTCGGCGACTATGGCGAATTCGAGGGGATTGCTGGGACCGTAGAAGCGATCGGGATCCGTTCAACCAAGATACGTGCATTGGATCGCACGCTGATCACCATTGCTAACGGCCACCTTGTGCGCATGAAACTGACCAATTATAGCCGACGTGACAAATTTCAGTTGCGTACCACCTTATCGGTGACGTACGCAACCACCATGACGCAGCTGTCAGAAGTCATTAATGCTCTTTCTGCCTATCTTGAACATCGCGAGGACATCGCTGCAGAGCCTATGCGCGTTCACTTTACACGTTTTTCAGGTTCCTCCCTCGATATCGACATTCACGCTTATGTTTACGCCAACGACCGTAGCCAGTTTCTCGCACTCCAGCAGTCTATTCTGATGGACATCAGTGTTCTCTTAGCCCGTCATGAAGTTAACTTTGCCTATCCCTCTCAAACTCTCTATTTGCATCCTTCGACGCGATGA